The following are from one region of the Abditibacteriota bacterium genome:
- a CDS encoding 1-acyl-sn-glycerol-3-phosphate acyltransferase: MTVSYFIGRGLCRLFLRLTGGLEGVGTENVPAEGPVLLMPNHVSYLDPPAVGSCLRRQVFFMAKAELFTAPVLGKLIYSVGAFPVKRGTSDVGAIKRAFTLLKNGEIVNIFPEGQRSPDGTLCPPQRGALTVALKSRAALIPVAVIGTDKSLSTLHKGIGRTRIRVIYGSPLQTEDLADMDSHEACEELGRRWTAAVSGMLAEHS, from the coding sequence ATGACAGTCAGTTATTTCATAGGCAGAGGGCTCTGCCGCCTGTTTCTGCGTCTCACGGGAGGTCTGGAGGGAGTGGGGACGGAAAACGTCCCTGCCGAAGGGCCGGTGCTGCTCATGCCCAATCACGTCAGCTATCTGGACCCTCCCGCCGTAGGCTCCTGTCTCCGAAGGCAGGTGTTCTTTATGGCAAAGGCGGAGCTCTTCACGGCCCCGGTGCTGGGCAAGCTCATATATTCCGTGGGCGCTTTTCCCGTCAAGAGGGGCACCTCGGACGTGGGCGCCATCAAAAGAGCCTTCACACTGCTGAAAAACGGCGAGATAGTCAACATATTCCCCGAGGGGCAGAGATCCCCGGACGGGACCCTGTGCCCTCCCCAGCGGGGAGCCCTGACGGTGGCTCTGAAGAGCAGGGCCGCTCTGATCCCCGTGGCCGTCATCGGCACCGACAAGTCCCTTTCCACCCTCCACAAGGGTATTGGCCGGACCCGGATCAGGGTGATCTACGGCAGTCCTCTGCAGACGGAGGATCTGGCGGACATGGACTCTCACGAGGCCTGCGAGGAGCTGGGCAGACGCTGGACCGCGGCCGTCAGCGGCATGCTGGCCGAACACTCATAG